In one window of Fictibacillus phosphorivorans DNA:
- a CDS encoding bifunctional riboflavin kinase/FAD synthetase gives METIVISHPHHFQPDNLPPTILALGYFDGIHVGHQRVINTAVELAKKNNAVPAVMSFHPHPSVVLGKSDQNWTYITPLEEKKKILEEMGVERFYLVKFDHVFAGLDTQEFVDQYVIGLHVVHVVTGFDFSYGKYGKGNVETLVKESNGQFGQTVIEKIEKDGQKISSTLIRNYLKEGLVDEIEPYLGRRYKLNGTVIHGDKRGRTIGFPTANLDTDQYSLPKVGVYAVEVSIDEKSFLAMANVGYKPTFKDDQKKPSLEVHIFDFNQEIYGEDVRITWLKRIRDEKKFNGIDELIAQLHADKSKTYEIIRSL, from the coding sequence TTGGAAACGATTGTTATAAGTCATCCGCATCATTTTCAACCAGATAACCTTCCACCAACTATTTTGGCTCTAGGTTATTTTGACGGAATCCATGTAGGACACCAACGTGTGATCAACACGGCAGTAGAGCTTGCTAAGAAGAACAACGCCGTTCCTGCTGTTATGAGCTTTCACCCACATCCGTCTGTCGTATTAGGTAAGAGTGATCAAAATTGGACCTATATCACACCTTTAGAAGAAAAAAAGAAGATTCTTGAGGAAATGGGTGTAGAGCGATTCTATCTTGTGAAATTTGATCATGTTTTTGCAGGTCTAGATACTCAGGAGTTTGTTGATCAGTATGTGATCGGACTCCATGTCGTACATGTTGTTACCGGTTTTGATTTTTCATACGGAAAGTATGGAAAAGGAAACGTTGAAACTTTAGTAAAAGAATCAAACGGACAATTTGGACAGACAGTTATTGAAAAAATCGAAAAAGATGGTCAAAAGATTAGTTCAACATTGATTCGAAACTATCTAAAAGAAGGTTTAGTCGATGAGATTGAGCCATACTTGGGTAGGAGATATAAACTCAACGGAACGGTGATTCATGGGGATAAGCGAGGTCGTACGATTGGATTCCCAACTGCTAACCTTGACACCGACCAATATTCACTGCCAAAAGTCGGTGTTTACGCAGTGGAGGTTTCTATCGATGAAAAAAGCTTTCTAGCGATGGCGAATGTAGGGTACAAACCTACATTTAAAGATGATCAAAAAAAACCATCCCTTGAAGTGCATATCTTTGACTTCAACCAAGAGATTTATGGTGAAGATGTTCGGATCACGTGGTTGAAGAGAATTCGTGATGAAAAGAAATTTAATGGAATAGACGAACTTATTGCCCAGCTTCACGCCGATAAAAGCAAAACGTATGAAATCATACGTTCACTGTAA
- the rpsO gene encoding 30S ribosomal protein S15: MAITQERKNELISEYKVHDTDTGSPEVQIAILTEQINELNDHLRTHKKDHHSRRGLLKMVGKRRNLLTYLRNKDITRYRELIGRLGLRR; this comes from the coding sequence ATGGCTATTACTCAAGAGCGTAAGAACGAACTAATCAGCGAGTATAAGGTACATGATACGGACACTGGATCTCCAGAAGTTCAGATCGCTATCCTTACTGAACAAATCAATGAGTTGAATGATCACTTGCGTACACACAAGAAAGATCACCACTCACGTCGTGGTCTATTGAAAATGGTTGGTAAGCGTCGTAACTTGTTAACGTACCTACGTAACAAGGACATCACGCGTTACCGCGAATTGATCGGAAGACTTGGATTACGTCGTTAA
- a CDS encoding M16 family metallopeptidase: MIKRYTCSNGVRIVLENIPTVRSVAIGVWIGTGSRFENTKNNGISHFLEHMFFKGTKTRTAREIAESFDSIGGQVNAFTSKEYTCYYAKVLDTHSPYALEVLADMFFNSTFDEGELSKEKNVVLEEIKMYEDTPDDIVHDMLSRASFKNHELGFPILGTEETLNTFTGHTLRDYMDTHYVPEEVVISVAGNVDESFIKEVEKWFGDYKTSGVIKPEVQTPVFYPEKLSRKKETEQAHLCLGFPGLSLKDKRSYSLIILNNIFGSSMSSRMFQEVREQKGLAYSVFSYHSAFQDNGIFTIYGGTAPHQLDELYNTILNIVDDLKENGITDKELKNSKEQIKGNLMLSLESTNSRMSRNGKHELILGYHRTLDDMVESIDNVSKDDVDTLVQSIFSEGCSASLVSPSGDLPKGLQ; the protein is encoded by the coding sequence TTGATTAAAAGATATACATGCTCAAACGGCGTGAGAATCGTTTTGGAAAACATTCCGACAGTGCGCTCTGTAGCGATCGGAGTATGGATCGGCACAGGCTCAAGATTTGAAAACACAAAAAACAACGGAATTTCGCATTTTCTAGAGCACATGTTCTTTAAAGGAACGAAGACGAGAACCGCACGAGAAATTGCCGAATCTTTTGATAGCATAGGTGGACAAGTGAATGCTTTCACTTCTAAAGAATACACGTGTTATTATGCAAAAGTACTAGATACCCATTCACCATATGCACTAGAAGTACTAGCGGATATGTTTTTTAACTCTACCTTCGATGAAGGAGAGTTATCAAAAGAAAAGAATGTTGTCTTAGAAGAAATTAAAATGTACGAAGATACACCTGATGATATCGTACATGATATGTTAAGTCGTGCTAGTTTCAAAAATCACGAACTCGGCTTTCCGATTTTAGGTACAGAAGAAACGTTGAATACATTTACGGGTCATACACTTCGAGATTATATGGATACTCATTATGTGCCCGAAGAAGTAGTCATTTCTGTCGCAGGAAACGTTGATGAATCGTTTATCAAGGAAGTTGAGAAATGGTTCGGTGACTATAAAACAAGTGGAGTTATCAAGCCGGAAGTTCAAACTCCCGTATTCTATCCTGAAAAGCTTTCCCGTAAAAAGGAAACAGAACAAGCACATCTTTGCCTCGGTTTTCCTGGACTCTCTTTAAAAGATAAACGCAGCTACAGTTTGATCATTCTAAATAATATTTTCGGATCAAGCATGTCTAGCCGTATGTTTCAAGAAGTAAGAGAGCAAAAAGGATTAGCTTATTCTGTTTTCTCTTATCATTCAGCGTTTCAGGATAATGGAATCTTTACGATTTATGGAGGAACGGCTCCCCATCAATTAGATGAATTGTACAATACGATTTTAAATATTGTAGATGATTTAAAAGAGAACGGAATCACAGACAAAGAATTAAAGAACTCTAAAGAACAGATAAAAGGAAACTTGATGCTGAGTCTTGAAAGCACGAACAGCAGGATGAGCCGCAACGGAAAACACGAGCTAATCTTAGGCTACCACCGTACTCTTGATGATATGGTGGAATCGATCGATAACGTTTCAAAAGACGATGTAGACACGTTGGTTCAGTCTATCTTTAGTGAAGGATGTTCAGCTTCTCTAGTGAGTCCGTCCGGAGATCTTCCAAAAGGACTTCAATAG
- the dpaA gene encoding dipicolinic acid synthetase subunit A: MLTDLHIAVFGGDARQLEVIRKLTELDAILTLIGYDQLDHGFTGASKMDIDEVDFSKLDSIILPVSGTGLQGEIDTIFSNKKMILTEDHLKKTKNHCQVFSGISNSYLDAITKNSNRKLTKLFERDDVAIYNSIPTVEGTIMMVIQHTDITIHQSNTVVLGFGRVGMSVARTFQSLGARVKVGARKSEHMARISEMGMIPFHLDDLKNEVYETDVCINTIPTQIVNADVISKFPSHTLVVDLASKPGGTDFRYAEKRGIKALLAPGLPGIVAPKTAGKIVANVLSQLLINEFKRKG; the protein is encoded by the coding sequence ATGTTAACGGATTTGCATATCGCGGTTTTTGGCGGCGATGCGAGACAGTTAGAAGTTATTCGGAAACTAACAGAACTGGATGCGATACTTACTCTTATTGGTTATGACCAACTTGATCATGGATTCACAGGAGCTTCAAAGATGGATATAGATGAAGTAGACTTTTCAAAGTTAGACAGCATCATTCTGCCTGTAAGTGGAACTGGACTGCAGGGGGAGATCGATACGATTTTCTCTAATAAAAAAATGATTCTTACAGAAGACCATCTTAAAAAGACAAAAAACCACTGCCAAGTATTTTCAGGTATAAGCAATTCTTATTTAGATGCTATCACAAAAAACAGCAATAGAAAGCTAACGAAATTATTTGAAAGAGATGACGTTGCGATCTATAACAGCATCCCTACTGTGGAAGGAACGATCATGATGGTCATCCAGCACACAGATATCACCATCCATCAATCCAATACAGTTGTTCTAGGGTTCGGGCGTGTAGGAATGAGTGTAGCAAGAACATTCCAATCTTTAGGAGCGCGTGTGAAAGTGGGAGCGAGAAAATCTGAGCATATGGCAAGAATCTCTGAGATGGGCATGATTCCTTTTCATTTAGATGATTTAAAGAATGAAGTCTATGAAACAGATGTTTGCATTAATACGATTCCCACACAGATTGTTAATGCTGATGTGATCTCAAAGTTTCCTTCACATACATTAGTTGTTGATCTTGCTTCAAAACCTGGAGGAACTGATTTTAGGTATGCAGAAAAACGCGGGATCAAAGCTCTTCTTGCACCAGGCTTGCCAGGAATTGTTGCTCCTAAAACAGCGGGTAAGATTGTTGCAAATGTACTTTCGCAGCTCTTAATCAATGAATTTAAGCGGAAGGGGTAA
- a CDS encoding polysaccharide deacetylase family protein: MKNKILQWSLVVLVITSIAFSLHNPFTSTYIESLKAQSIAVSQMESNSIYQQIKEQAKELNRPPKNAEIDPVWKATPGYNGIVVDMEASFKAMKKANKFDHNKLFIKQINPSVHLEDLPASPIYRGNPEKPMVTLLVNVAWGNEYLPGMLQTMKKNNVKSTYFLDGSWVKKNPSLAKMIAEEKHEIGNHAYSHPDLKKMTNSRITEELKQTNEVIHATLDIQPKWFAPPSGSFRNDVVQIASEMDMKTILWTVDTIDWRKPNPDEMVNRVLSKVHPGAMILMHPTESSSAGLDKLIKGIKEKGYSIGTVSDLMDETRLVPKTIK, from the coding sequence GTGAAAAATAAAATTCTTCAATGGTCATTAGTTGTTCTGGTTATCACTTCAATAGCATTTTCGTTGCATAATCCATTTACAAGCACCTATATTGAGAGTTTGAAGGCTCAGAGCATAGCCGTTTCGCAAATGGAGTCTAATTCAATCTATCAACAGATAAAAGAACAAGCAAAGGAGTTAAATCGTCCTCCTAAAAATGCAGAGATTGATCCGGTCTGGAAAGCAACTCCTGGCTATAATGGCATTGTTGTTGATATGGAAGCATCCTTTAAAGCGATGAAGAAAGCGAATAAATTCGATCATAATAAACTTTTTATTAAGCAAATAAATCCAAGTGTTCATCTTGAAGACCTTCCTGCGTCACCTATCTATAGAGGGAACCCCGAAAAACCTATGGTTACACTTTTAGTTAACGTAGCGTGGGGAAATGAGTACCTTCCTGGCATGCTTCAGACGATGAAAAAGAATAATGTGAAATCCACCTATTTTTTAGATGGATCATGGGTTAAGAAGAATCCGTCACTGGCTAAAATGATCGCAGAAGAAAAACATGAGATCGGTAATCACGCTTACTCACATCCAGATCTCAAGAAGATGACCAATTCAAGAATTACCGAGGAACTCAAACAAACGAATGAAGTGATACATGCTACCCTGGATATACAGCCAAAATGGTTTGCTCCCCCAAGTGGCAGCTTTCGGAACGATGTTGTACAAATCGCTTCGGAGATGGATATGAAAACGATCCTTTGGACGGTTGATACGATCGATTGGAGAAAACCTAATCCTGATGAAATGGTAAACAGAGTTCTCAGTAAAGTACATCCTGGAGCGATGATCTTAATGCATCCAACAGAATCATCTTCTGCAGGTCTTGATAAACTAATTAAAGGAATTAAAGAAAAAGGATATAGCATCGGAACGGTATCTGACTTGATGGATGAAACGAGATTAGTGCCTAAAACCATCAAGTAA
- the pnp gene encoding polyribonucleotide nucleotidyltransferase, with protein MDQQKRTFTMDWAGRTLTFEIGELAKQANGAVMVRYGDTAVLSTAVASKQPKNLSFFPLTVNYEERLYAVGKIPGGFIKREGRPSEKAVLASRLIDRPIRPLFADGFRNEVQVVSTVMSVDQNCSSEMAAMIGSSLALSISDIPFEGPIAGVTVGRIEGEFVINPTVEQNEKSDIQLIVAGTKHAINMVEAGAEEVSEEVMLEAIMFGHEEIKRLIAFQEEIVSEIGKEKMEIVLHELDKDVEQEVREFVGNDVKEAVKVVEKHARQEALDAVSANVASRYEEDEDKASEAKEVLHKLIKEEVRRLILKEKVRPDGRKTDEIRQLSSKVGILARTHGSGLFTRGQTQALSICTLGALGDVQVLDGLGVEESKRFMHQYNFPPFSVGETGFMRGPGRREIGHGALGERALEQVIPNEEEFPYTIRLVSEVLESNGSTSQASICASTLALMDAGVPIKAPVAGIAMGLISDGEDVTVLTDIQGMEDHLGDMDFKVAGTPNGITALQMDIKISGINREILQEALTQAKEGRMIILKSMLATLSESRTQLSQYAPKILTMKINPDKIRDVIGPSGKIINKIIEETGVKIDIEQDGTVFIASTDEPMNKKAKKIIEDIVREVQAGEYYMGKVKRIEKFGAFVELFSGKDGLVHISELAEERVGKVEDVLKLGDEIMVKVMEIDNQGRVNLSRKVVLKEEKAKNEQQQNA; from the coding sequence ATGGATCAACAAAAAAGAACTTTTACAATGGACTGGGCGGGTAGAACGCTTACGTTCGAAATTGGAGAATTAGCAAAACAAGCAAATGGTGCTGTAATGGTCAGATATGGCGATACTGCAGTGCTTTCAACAGCTGTTGCATCAAAACAGCCTAAAAACCTTAGTTTCTTTCCGCTGACAGTAAACTACGAAGAGCGTTTATATGCAGTTGGTAAAATTCCAGGTGGATTTATTAAACGTGAAGGACGTCCAAGCGAAAAAGCTGTATTGGCGAGTCGTTTGATCGACCGTCCTATTCGTCCTCTATTCGCAGATGGTTTCCGTAACGAAGTACAAGTTGTCAGCACTGTAATGAGTGTAGATCAAAACTGTTCTTCAGAAATGGCTGCGATGATCGGATCATCACTTGCGTTGTCTATTTCAGATATTCCTTTTGAAGGACCGATCGCTGGAGTTACCGTTGGTCGAATCGAAGGCGAATTTGTGATCAATCCAACGGTTGAGCAAAATGAAAAAAGTGATATTCAATTAATTGTTGCGGGTACTAAACATGCCATCAACATGGTTGAAGCTGGTGCAGAAGAAGTTTCTGAAGAAGTGATGCTTGAAGCGATCATGTTCGGTCATGAAGAGATCAAGCGCTTAATCGCTTTCCAAGAAGAGATTGTTTCTGAAATCGGTAAAGAAAAGATGGAGATTGTTCTTCATGAGCTAGATAAAGATGTTGAACAAGAAGTTCGTGAATTTGTTGGAAACGATGTGAAAGAAGCAGTTAAGGTTGTTGAAAAGCATGCTCGTCAAGAAGCTTTAGACGCTGTAAGTGCCAACGTCGCTTCTCGTTACGAAGAAGATGAAGATAAAGCCAGCGAAGCAAAAGAGGTTTTACATAAACTCATCAAAGAAGAAGTACGACGCTTGATCCTGAAGGAAAAAGTTCGTCCGGATGGAAGGAAAACAGATGAAATCCGTCAACTTTCTTCAAAAGTAGGCATTTTAGCAAGAACGCATGGTTCAGGTCTATTTACACGTGGGCAAACACAAGCGCTCAGCATCTGTACATTAGGTGCTCTTGGCGACGTTCAAGTTCTAGATGGCCTTGGAGTGGAAGAGTCAAAACGTTTCATGCATCAATATAATTTCCCTCCATTCAGTGTAGGTGAAACTGGGTTTATGCGTGGACCAGGTAGACGTGAAATCGGACATGGTGCACTCGGTGAACGTGCTTTAGAGCAAGTGATTCCGAACGAAGAAGAGTTCCCATACACGATTCGTCTCGTTTCAGAAGTATTAGAATCCAACGGTTCTACATCACAAGCTAGTATTTGTGCAAGTACGCTTGCATTGATGGATGCTGGTGTACCGATCAAAGCTCCTGTTGCAGGTATTGCGATGGGTCTGATCTCTGACGGTGAAGATGTAACGGTGTTAACGGATATTCAAGGCATGGAAGATCATCTTGGCGATATGGACTTTAAAGTGGCAGGAACTCCTAACGGGATCACTGCTCTTCAGATGGACATTAAAATTTCAGGAATTAATCGTGAAATTCTTCAAGAAGCTTTAACACAAGCAAAAGAAGGACGTATGATCATCCTAAAGTCTATGCTTGCTACACTTTCAGAATCTCGTACTCAACTTTCTCAATATGCTCCTAAGATCTTAACAATGAAGATCAATCCGGATAAGATCCGTGATGTAATCGGGCCGAGCGGCAAGATCATCAACAAGATCATTGAAGAAACGGGTGTTAAGATTGATATCGAGCAAGATGGTACAGTCTTCATCGCTTCAACTGACGAACCTATGAACAAAAAAGCGAAGAAAATCATTGAAGATATTGTTCGTGAAGTTCAAGCAGGTGAGTACTACATGGGCAAAGTTAAACGTATCGAAAAGTTTGGTGCGTTTGTAGAACTATTCAGTGGTAAAGATGGACTCGTTCATATCTCTGAACTTGCTGAAGAACGTGTAGGAAAAGTTGAAGATGTACTAAAGCTTGGTGACGAGATCATGGTTAAAGTAATGGAGATCGACAATCAAGGTCGTGTTAACTTATCTCGTAAAGTTGTACTAAAAGAAGAAAAAGCAAAGAATGAACAGCAACAAAATGCATAA